The following are encoded together in the Drosophila takahashii strain IR98-3 E-12201 chromosome X, DtakHiC1v2, whole genome shotgun sequence genome:
- the LOC108060876 gene encoding aminopeptidase Ey: MHLGYLALLTTLFPRLEGQTTVNRLPRWVVPLRYRLDLVTRINQPYQPFGGKVVIDLRSERPTKSLVLNARKLNIRKRKSVSLVAKRGKPVTVSHIETDSKLCRLTVHLKSSLVVNTTYTLKISFTSVLRSDNTGFYSSSYVDHNTTLAQWLAATQFEPIHAREAFPCFDDPIFRTPFAINLAHPHEYRALSNMPVNRTIRHSSLKDYVWTQFLESHPMQTYLVAFSISKFERPGFTSNEREGCPISTWARPDALPQTQFANILVKPLLDFYERLFNNSLRLMKIDLLALPDFAFAAKENWGLPTFAEESVLYDMELSSMSDQQGVTRAVAVTVVHQWFGNLVSVVWWHEVWLKNAFALYLSRFGVHELRPEWDYMERHALQLYLQVLDYDAHVNTDLVAAQVPDEAHIWSAYNEIGERKAAVLFDMLHRIMGEDAWLAGVRRYLVKYANSSATSSDFWDILQLQVDRNGLLGKGLNITRIMTSWLKQPGYPLLLVTRNYEDRSALVRQERFFISPQLKHRAVAKNPCWWVPLTYSCPSCRHLDSITASRWLTCSIHGPQGRLQSVRLEKLMAGPKDWLLLNVRHSAPFRVNYDLRNWQLLNETLADPTAFRQIHRVNRAQLVDDLFNLAWSGVMEYPMALGIIGYLEHEDEYVVWDATQVNFERINNVAKKNHHYRVYKSYMRLLLERQFERVQSSYLTNSSGNMTHRPVILRLACQYEVPACVSLARREFAKETPVKAGWMTIAERETVFCTAVKFGTEADRDAVESMYQRSNFAAEQETLLTALACSRNAFALERVLKWTFESVGIRKHNARRSFSSVVANDVGYGLAKKYVTGNMQQIRNFCSNSTNKVVSLLRPLIERLSTSQELEFFSQFFHTNLRDMHGMEQLIKILLERGSDNMHWQRTKLRPMLKAIRDIILWRGLRQLGRIEKEGHSH; this comes from the exons ATGCACTTGGGCTACCTGGCACTACTCACCACCCTCTTTCCGCGACTGGAGGGTCAAACCACCGTCAACCGCCTGCCGCGGTGGGTGGTGCCGCTGCGGTACCGCCTGGACCTTGTGACGCGCATCAACCAGCCCTATCAGCCCTTCGGCGGCAAGGTAGTTATTGATTTGAGATCGGAGCGGCCCACCAAGAGTCTGGTTCTCAATGCCCGCAAGCTGAATATTCGCAAGCGGAAATCCGTAAGTTTGGTGGCCAAGCGGGGAAAACCGGTGACGGTCAGTCACATAGAGACGGATAGCAAACTCTGCCGGCTGACTGTCCACCTGAAGAGCTCGCTTGTGGTTAACACCACGTACACGCTGAAGATATCCTTCACCAGTGTCCTGAGGAGTGACAACACGGGGTTCTACAGCAGCAGCTACGTGGACCATAACACCACTTTGGCCCAGTGGCTGGCTGCCACCCAATTCGAGCCCATCCACGCCCGCGAGGCCTTCCCCTGCTTCGACGATCCCATCTTCAGGACCCCCTTCGCGATCAACCTGGCCCACCCGCACGAGTACCGCGCCCTGTCCAACATGCCTGTCAATCGGACCATCCGCCA CTCCAGCCTGAAGGACTACGTGTGGACGCAGTTCCTGGAGAGCCATCCGATGCAGACGTACCTGGTGGCCTTCTCGATCAGCAAGTTCGAGCGGCCGGGCTTCACGTCCAATGAGCGCGAGGGCTGTCCCATTAGCACGTGGGCCCGCCCGGACGCCCTGCCGCAGACGCAGTTCGCCAACATTCTGGTGAAGCCGCTGCTCGACTTCTACGAGCGGCTGTTCAACAACAGCCTGCGGCTCATGAAGATCGACCTGCTGGCCCTGCCGGACTTTGCCTTTGCGGCCAAGGAGAACTGGGGCCTGCCGACCTTCGCCGAGGAGTCGGTCCTCTACGACATGGAACTCAGCTCGATGAGTGACCAGCAGGGAGTTACCCGAGCGGTGGCCGTGACGGTGGTGCACCAGTGGTTCGGAAACCTAGTTTCGGTGGTCTGGTGGCACGAGGTTTGGCTAAAGAACGCCTTCGCCCTGTACCTCTCGCGTTTCGGGGTGCACGAACTGCGTCCCGAGTGGGACTACATGGAGCGGCATGCCCTGCAGCTCTACCTGCAGGTGCTCGACTACGATGCCCATGTGAACACCGATCTGGTGGCGGCCCAGGTGCCCGACGAGGCTCACATCTGGTCGGCCTACAACGAGATCGGAGAGCGCAAGGCGGCCGTGCTCTTCGACATGCTGCACCGCATCATGGGCGAGGATGCCTGGCTGGCCGGGGTGCGTCGCTATCTGGTGAAGTATGCCAACAGCAGTGCCACCTCCTCGGATTTCTGGGACATCCTACAGCTGCAGGTGGATCGCAACGGGTTGCTAGGCAAGGGTCTGAACATCACGCGCATCATGACCTCGTGGCTGAAGCAGCCGGGCTACCCGCTGCTCCTGGTCACCCGGAACTACGAGGATCGCTCGGCTCTGGTGCGGCAGGAGCGCTTCTTCATCAGTCCGCAGCTGAAGCATCGGGCCGTGGCCAAGAATCCCTGCTGGTGGGTGCCGCTCACCTACTCGTGCCCCAGTTGCCGTCACCTGGACAGCATCACGGCCAGCCGCTGGCTCACCTGTTCGATCCACGGACCGCAGGGTCGCCTGCAGTCCGTGCGGCTGGAGAAACTGATGGCCGGGCCGAAGGACTGGCTGCTGCTCAACGTCCGACACTCGGCTCCGTTTCGCGTGAACTACGACCTGCGCAattggcagctgctcaacgaAACGCTCGCCGATCCCACGGCATTCCGGCAGATCCATCGCGTGAACCGGGCCCAGCTGGTCGATGATCTCTTTAACCTCGCCTGGAGCGGCGTCATGGAGTACCCGATGGCCCTGGGCATCATCGGCTATCTGGAGCACGAGGACGAGTATGTCGTGTGGGACGCCACGCAGGTCAACTTCGAGCGGATCAACAATGTGGCCAAGAAGAACCACCACTACCGGGTGTACAAG AGCTACATGCGCCTCCTGCTGGAGCGTCAGTTCGAGCGGGTGCAATCCTCGTACCTCACCAACTCCTCGGGGAACATGACCCACCGACCGGTGATCCTGCGGCTGGCCTGCCAGTACGAGGTGCCCGCCTGCGTGAGCCTGGCCCGCCGGGAATTCGCCAAGGAGACGCCGGTGAAGGCCGGCTGGATGACCATCGCCGAGCGGGAGACGGTCTTCTGCACGGCGGTGAAGTTCGGAACCGAGGCGGATCGGGATGCCGTCGAGTCGATGTACCAGCGCTCCAACTTCGCCGCCGAGCAGGAGACCCTGCTGACCGCTTTGGCCTGTTCGCGCAACGCCTTCGCCCTGGAACGCGTCCTCAAGTGGACCTTCGAGAGCGTGGGCATTCGCAAGCACAACGCCAGGCGATCCTTCAGCTCGGTGGTGGCCAACGACGTGGGCTACGGCCTGGCCAAGAAGTATGTGACGGGAAACATGCAGCAGATACGCAACTT CTGCAGCAACTCCACCAACAAGGTGGTCAGCCTCCTGCGGCCGCTGATCGAGCGGCTGTCCACTTCGCAGGAGCTGGAGTTCTTCAGCCAGTTCTTCCACACGAACCTGCGCGACATGCACGGCATGGAGCAGCTGATCAAGATCCTCCTGGAGCGCGGCAGCGACAATATGCACTGGCAGCGCACCAAGCTCCGTCCGATGCTGAAGGCCATCCGGGACATCATCCTGTGGCGCGGTCTTCGCCAGTTGGGGAGAATTGAAAAAGAAGGGCACTCACATTAG